A genome region from Maridesulfovibrio salexigens DSM 2638 includes the following:
- a CDS encoding S9 family peptidase, whose amino-acid sequence MIKPRFIVAVFAVALFLGLAACSTHKPVPAPAKTDLKLKTGQIPLRDFFKNPEAAGFTISPDGNKIAWLAPWKDRLNIFVKDLSSDKTTRVTSATQRDIYGYFWAGSERIVFGQDSGGDENVHTFSAAIDGSGEKDLTPFENTRTNLLDELEGDDDHILITINKDDPRLFDVYKLNIVTGDLKLEARNPGDVSGWMTDHNGTVRLAVASRNGQNVILYRKNANDLFRPIMSMDFRTAFAPLLFDFKNEKFYVSTNIDRDKQAIYLFDPATLKLEHLVFEHPDVDVVQLLYSKTRKVITGAGFYTDKHHYVFFDDKREEVQADLEAMLPGHEVIITDANKDESKCIVRTYSDRSLGAGYIYDIENKQLEKIAKVSPWFDQSKLAEMKPVSFTSRDGLTINGYLSLPKGKEAKNLPILINPHGGPWARDYWGFNPEVQFLTNRGIAVMQVNFRGSVGYGREFWEKGFKQWGLNMQNDLTDAVNWLIDQGIADPERVAIYGASYGGYATLGGLTFTPDLYACGIDYVGPSNLFTLLETLPPYWETEKEEFYIKVGDPVRDYKLLRKVSPVFHADKIKAPLFVAQGANDPRVKKAESDQIVKALRDRGVAVEYMVKDNEGHGFQNQENRFDFYEAMEKFLDEHLLQ is encoded by the coding sequence ATGATAAAGCCAAGATTTATTGTTGCTGTCTTTGCTGTCGCCCTTTTTCTGGGCCTTGCAGCCTGTTCCACCCACAAACCTGTTCCTGCCCCGGCAAAAACGGATCTAAAACTCAAAACAGGCCAGATTCCCCTGCGCGATTTCTTTAAGAATCCCGAGGCGGCAGGCTTTACAATCTCCCCGGATGGCAACAAGATTGCTTGGCTGGCACCTTGGAAAGACCGGCTCAATATTTTTGTAAAAGACCTTTCCAGCGATAAAACGACCAGAGTGACCAGTGCAACCCAAAGGGATATTTACGGCTATTTCTGGGCTGGAAGCGAACGTATTGTCTTCGGACAGGATTCAGGTGGAGATGAAAATGTGCATACTTTTTCAGCCGCCATTGACGGCAGCGGGGAGAAAGACCTGACCCCGTTTGAAAATACACGCACCAACCTGCTGGACGAGCTAGAGGGCGATGACGATCACATCCTGATCACTATCAACAAGGACGACCCCAGACTCTTTGATGTTTATAAACTCAACATCGTCACTGGCGATCTCAAACTTGAAGCCCGAAATCCCGGTGATGTCAGCGGTTGGATGACCGATCATAACGGCACAGTGCGCCTTGCTGTTGCCAGCCGCAACGGTCAGAACGTCATCCTGTATAGGAAAAATGCAAATGACTTATTCCGGCCGATCATGAGTATGGATTTCAGAACAGCATTCGCTCCCTTGCTTTTTGATTTCAAAAACGAAAAATTCTACGTCAGCACCAATATCGACCGCGATAAACAGGCCATCTATCTTTTCGACCCGGCGACTCTGAAGTTGGAACACCTTGTTTTCGAACACCCGGATGTGGACGTTGTACAGCTTCTCTACTCTAAAACACGTAAGGTAATTACCGGAGCGGGATTCTATACTGATAAGCATCATTATGTCTTTTTTGATGATAAGCGAGAAGAGGTTCAAGCCGATTTGGAGGCAATGCTACCCGGACATGAGGTGATCATCACTGATGCGAACAAGGATGAATCCAAATGCATTGTCCGTACTTACTCTGACCGCAGCCTCGGTGCCGGTTATATATATGATATTGAGAACAAGCAGCTCGAAAAAATTGCAAAAGTCAGCCCGTGGTTTGATCAGTCTAAATTGGCTGAAATGAAACCGGTATCCTTCACTTCGCGTGACGGGTTGACCATCAACGGATATTTAAGCCTGCCGAAAGGAAAAGAGGCTAAGAACCTGCCGATACTCATCAATCCTCACGGCGGCCCTTGGGCCAGAGATTATTGGGGATTCAATCCCGAAGTGCAATTCTTGACCAACCGAGGTATTGCAGTAATGCAGGTCAACTTCCGGGGTTCCGTGGGATATGGCCGAGAATTCTGGGAAAAAGGGTTCAAGCAGTGGGGCCTCAACATGCAGAACGACCTGACTGATGCAGTCAACTGGCTTATAGATCAAGGCATTGCCGATCCTGAACGGGTTGCCATTTACGGTGCATCATACGGAGGATACGCCACTCTTGGCGGACTGACCTTTACCCCAGACCTGTATGCCTGCGGCATCGACTACGTCGGCCCGTCCAACCTGTTCACCCTGCTTGAGACCCTGCCTCCGTACTGGGAGACCGAAAAGGAAGAATTCTACATTAAGGTCGGTGATCCGGTACGAGACTACAAGCTTCTGCGCAAAGTCTCACCGGTATTCCATGCGGACAAAATCAAGGCCCCGCTTTTTGTAGCTCAGGGAGCCAACGACCCGCGCGTGAAAAAGGCCGAATCCGATCAGATAGTCAAAGCCCTGCGGGACCGCGGCGTGGCAGTGGAATACATGGTTAAGGATAACGAAGGTCACGGTTTCCAGAATCAGGAAAACCGCTTTGATTTCTATGAAGCCATGGAAAAGTTCTTGGACGAGCATTTGCTGCAATAA
- a CDS encoding HD domain-containing phosphohydrolase, with protein sequence MKRERTFWINKLLIFCIALSYIFLSLLVDIAYSQKTHPQQPETILVLHSYSNDFQWTNGLNQGIIDGFKELNRPTLFRVEFMDTKNIYNKTYINSLFTIYKQKYAKAQPDGIIVSDNNALSFIEEHGEELFPGVPVVACGINKAVPPATNSQIKSIIVEQADHGETIRQAHLIRPDAQRVFVIYDSTPTGISIAEEIRTINETNETAIPVEYITEMSFDELKHFASTRRKNDFLYLLPFFRSADGRILPQGDAEKELSGISSVPILVSWAYQLNTGTLGGNTLQPNEFGKQAALTLAQILQGNMVPPFQKIATTQQNIYDHKTLQRFNIPESNLPENAIIINKPVNFLEKHSSVLIPASGAFTVLLCIVALLAMNLKKQKLLNQNNLKMMELDNEIIETQRELVTTLGEVIEVRSKETGNHVKRVASISRLLGEKLGLETAELKLLEAASPMHDVGKIGIPETILHKKGRLTDKEYEIIKQHTNIGNDILNKSKRELLNTARIIASQHHERWDGTGYPYGLRGKNIHIYARITTLADIYDAISSDRCYKTAWPEEKVFKYIKAEKGKIFDPSLVDLFFEYIDEIRIIRSKYPSQ encoded by the coding sequence ATGAAAAGAGAGCGAACCTTTTGGATCAACAAGCTGCTAATATTCTGCATTGCTTTAAGCTATATCTTCCTGTCCCTTTTAGTAGACATCGCTTACTCCCAAAAAACTCACCCACAACAGCCGGAAACAATTCTGGTACTCCACTCATATTCAAACGACTTCCAGTGGACTAACGGTCTAAACCAAGGGATTATTGACGGATTCAAAGAACTGAACCGCCCCACTCTTTTCAGAGTGGAGTTTATGGACACCAAAAATATATACAACAAGACATACATCAACTCCCTGTTCACTATTTACAAACAAAAATATGCAAAAGCCCAACCCGATGGAATCATCGTCAGCGACAACAATGCCTTAAGTTTTATCGAAGAACACGGCGAAGAACTTTTCCCCGGAGTTCCGGTGGTTGCTTGTGGAATTAATAAGGCCGTTCCACCGGCTACAAATTCACAAATCAAGAGTATTATCGTTGAGCAGGCAGACCATGGTGAAACTATCCGACAGGCACACCTGATCAGACCTGACGCCCAGAGAGTATTTGTAATTTATGATTCCACCCCAACCGGAATCAGCATTGCCGAAGAAATCCGCACTATTAATGAAACAAACGAAACAGCCATTCCGGTCGAATATATAACCGAAATGAGTTTTGATGAATTAAAACATTTTGCTTCTACCCGCAGAAAAAACGACTTCCTTTACCTGCTTCCTTTTTTCAGATCAGCAGATGGAAGAATCCTTCCGCAAGGAGATGCGGAAAAAGAACTTTCCGGAATTTCATCCGTACCAATACTGGTATCATGGGCATACCAGCTCAACACCGGCACATTGGGAGGAAACACCCTGCAACCCAATGAATTCGGGAAGCAAGCCGCACTCACTCTCGCACAAATTCTGCAAGGCAATATGGTTCCCCCATTTCAAAAAATCGCTACAACACAACAGAACATATATGATCACAAGACGTTGCAACGTTTCAATATCCCTGAAAGTAATCTCCCTGAAAATGCCATCATCATAAACAAACCGGTAAACTTTCTGGAAAAACATTCTTCAGTGCTGATTCCCGCCTCGGGTGCATTCACAGTTCTGCTCTGTATAGTGGCATTGCTGGCAATGAACCTGAAAAAACAAAAACTGCTCAACCAGAACAACCTGAAGATGATGGAGCTGGACAACGAAATCATTGAAACTCAACGCGAATTGGTCACAACCCTCGGAGAAGTTATTGAAGTCAGATCAAAGGAAACAGGGAATCATGTAAAAAGAGTAGCAAGTATTTCTCGCCTGCTAGGAGAAAAGCTTGGATTGGAAACAGCAGAACTAAAACTGCTTGAGGCAGCTTCCCCAATGCACGATGTCGGCAAAATAGGAATCCCTGAAACAATCCTCCACAAAAAAGGGAGACTAACAGACAAAGAATATGAAATAATCAAACAACATACTAACATTGGCAATGACATACTGAACAAATCCAAACGCGAGCTACTGAACACAGCACGTATAATTGCATCACAGCACCATGAACGCTGGGATGGAACGGGCTACCCTTACGGTTTACGGGGAAAAAATATTCATATCTATGCGCGTATAACCACACTTGCTGATATATATGACGCTATCTCTTCGGACCGGTGCTACAAAACCGCCTGGCCCGAAGAAAAGGTTTTTAAATATATTAAAGCAGAAAAAGGAAAAATATTTGATCCAAGTCTTGTTGATTTATTTTTTGAATATATTGACGAAATTAGAATTATTAGAAGTAAATACCCATCACAGTAG
- a CDS encoding deoxyguanosinetriphosphate triphosphohydrolase, translating into MKWNKLLSKQRIGKEKSDYADKDRSEFQRDFDRIIFSSAFRRLQDKTQVFPLSRSDYVRTRLTHSLETSSVGRSLGNMVGSRLVEKYPDLDLISSEPGTVVATACLAHDIGNPPFGHSGEDVIRDWFQSSEIGSELCSMVDAEQRNDFIWFEGNAQGLRNILALQRPYSKGGMQLTCATLAAFTKYPYASGHIKDKKKFGVFASEADIYAEVAEHLGLIELEEKKWVRHPFAYLVEAADDICYHVIDIEDGHRLDLISFDELRSIFLDILENKADIIDRVDRIPGKKEQVEYLRACTINALVESSCGVFFDHEQEILAGEFNSSLTEEIRKAKEFSRLKKVAIEKVYNSTEVIETEAAAYEVLWKILDFLGRIVIEIHTKGKLGAKCKKSVKLLPELYAPSTEATVYQNTQKIVDYVSGMTDTFAVRTFNKISGISLLRR; encoded by the coding sequence ATGAAGTGGAATAAGTTACTAAGCAAGCAGAGAATCGGGAAAGAAAAATCAGACTACGCAGATAAGGACCGCAGTGAATTTCAGCGCGATTTTGACCGCATAATTTTTTCATCGGCTTTCAGAAGATTGCAGGACAAGACACAGGTGTTTCCGCTTTCGCGCAGTGATTATGTGCGAACTAGGTTGACCCACAGTCTTGAGACTTCCTCCGTGGGCCGTTCTCTCGGTAATATGGTCGGCAGTCGGCTGGTGGAAAAATATCCCGACCTTGATCTGATTTCCTCTGAACCGGGAACAGTGGTGGCTACAGCCTGCCTTGCCCATGATATCGGCAACCCGCCTTTCGGACATTCCGGTGAGGATGTTATCCGGGATTGGTTCCAATCTTCCGAAATTGGTTCAGAGCTTTGCTCAATGGTTGATGCAGAACAGCGAAATGATTTCATCTGGTTTGAGGGTAATGCGCAGGGATTGCGTAATATCCTCGCCTTGCAGCGACCATACAGTAAAGGGGGGATGCAGCTGACTTGTGCAACCTTGGCTGCTTTTACCAAGTATCCTTATGCCTCCGGGCATATCAAGGATAAGAAGAAGTTTGGCGTTTTCGCCAGTGAAGCTGACATTTACGCTGAGGTTGCCGAGCATCTTGGGTTGATTGAACTGGAAGAAAAAAAATGGGTACGTCATCCTTTTGCCTATCTGGTAGAGGCTGCGGATGACATCTGCTATCACGTCATTGATATTGAAGACGGGCACCGTCTTGATCTGATTTCATTTGATGAATTACGCAGCATCTTCTTGGATATCCTTGAAAATAAGGCGGATATCATTGATCGAGTTGACCGCATTCCCGGCAAGAAAGAACAGGTGGAATATCTGCGGGCCTGCACCATTAATGCGTTGGTTGAAAGTTCGTGTGGAGTCTTTTTCGATCATGAACAGGAAATTCTTGCTGGAGAATTTAATTCCAGTCTGACTGAGGAAATCAGAAAGGCCAAGGAGTTCAGCAGACTCAAGAAAGTTGCAATCGAGAAGGTATACAATTCCACTGAAGTTATTGAAACCGAGGCTGCTGCTTATGAGGTGCTATGGAAGATTCTGGATTTTCTGGGACGCATAGTTATTGAAATTCATACCAAGGGTAAACTGGGTGCGAAATGCAAAAAATCCGTCAAACTGTTGCCGGAACTTTACGCTCCGTCTACCGAGGCTACTGTGTACCAGAATACCCAGAAGATTGTGGACTACGTTTCCGGCATGACCGATACCTTTGCAGTCCGGACCTTCAATAAGATTTCCGGTATTTCCCTGTTGCGGCGCTAG
- a CDS encoding substrate-binding periplasmic protein codes for MAPKTFKNTALLAALFVCVLLVSVASWAEGYSLVSLEYEPYSYTQNGTFKGYDIEVIEECFRRMGEELDIELIPWTRALKMGMSGEADGVFGAFKLPERVEKMFFSEPVRAEKISFFVRKDSPLVFNGDLNQLRNCSFGVVSGYSYGKEVDSFFKNEVPESHVEVGVSPEMNIAKLLRGRFDIYVGDTFSSLNTMHKMGVAGQIRRLGPPVNISAVHVAFSRKRKLGRLRDRFDAALEAMRLDGTLDRIKKKYFDE; via the coding sequence ATGGCTCCTAAGACATTTAAAAATACCGCGTTATTAGCCGCCTTGTTTGTTTGCGTCTTACTTGTAAGCGTAGCAAGCTGGGCGGAAGGGTATTCTTTGGTTTCTTTGGAGTATGAGCCGTATTCATATACTCAGAATGGTACATTTAAAGGCTACGATATTGAAGTCATAGAAGAATGCTTCCGCCGTATGGGTGAAGAGCTGGACATTGAGCTCATCCCATGGACACGGGCATTGAAAATGGGAATGTCCGGAGAGGCGGATGGTGTTTTCGGCGCGTTTAAACTTCCTGAACGGGTTGAAAAAATGTTTTTCAGTGAACCTGTGCGAGCTGAGAAGATTTCTTTTTTCGTACGCAAAGATTCCCCTCTTGTTTTTAACGGTGATTTGAATCAACTTAGGAACTGCTCATTCGGAGTGGTAAGTGGGTACAGTTATGGGAAGGAAGTCGATTCCTTCTTTAAGAATGAAGTTCCGGAGTCACATGTTGAAGTAGGCGTTTCACCGGAAATGAATATAGCGAAGCTTCTTCGGGGTCGATTTGATATCTATGTAGGTGATACTTTTTCCTCCTTGAATACCATGCATAAAATGGGAGTAGCGGGACAGATTCGAAGGCTGGGTCCTCCGGTTAATATTAGTGCTGTTCATGTTGCTTTTTCCAGAAAACGTAAATTGGGGCGCTTGCGTGATAGATTTGACGCGGCCCTTGAAGCAATGCGTTTAGATGGTACCTTGGATCGGATAAAGAAAAAATATTTTGATGAGTAG
- a CDS encoding dihydrolipoyl dehydrogenase family protein, whose protein sequence is MARYDYDLGIIGGGAAGLTIAAGAAQLGVKVLLIDKEDKLGGDCLHYGCVPSKTLIRSARVRHLMGRAGDFGLPEVELSPVDFAQVAKRINEVIDIIQVHDSVERFNALGVEVRFGKARFVDSHLVSLNGSNVSARSWVLATGSSPSVPPIKGIDEVPYLTNVDIFTLQELPESLVVLGGGPIAVEMAQSFQRLGSRVTVIQRSNQILSREDDDMASYVMEGMVEDGVRFILGSTVHEIRNSGEGVEVLLESGGEEMTVTGSQLLVAMGRMSNTSGMGLEGLGVKLEHGSVVVDARMRTSVPNIYAAGDVTGKHLFTHAAGYEGGVVVSNAVFKIPRKADYTWLPWCTYTDPELASVGMNEKAAQKAGIKYKIVIEEFSSSDRALAEGEGRGRIKLLLNEKEKPIGCQIAAVHAGELLSEWVAAVNGKVGLATLAGAIHPYPTLAEMNKKVAGKLLGEKIFSDRVRSILKFLFSYRG, encoded by the coding sequence ATGGCAAGGTATGACTACGACCTAGGCATCATTGGCGGTGGAGCTGCCGGACTGACCATTGCTGCCGGGGCCGCCCAGCTTGGCGTGAAGGTCCTGCTGATCGATAAGGAAGATAAGCTTGGCGGGGATTGCCTGCATTATGGTTGTGTGCCCAGCAAAACTTTGATCCGTAGTGCCAGAGTACGCCATCTCATGGGCCGAGCAGGTGATTTCGGTCTGCCCGAAGTTGAGCTGTCCCCGGTGGACTTTGCACAGGTTGCCAAGCGTATAAACGAGGTAATCGACATCATTCAGGTTCATGATTCCGTGGAACGGTTCAATGCATTGGGAGTCGAAGTTCGTTTCGGGAAAGCTCGTTTTGTCGATTCTCACTTGGTATCCTTAAATGGGAGTAATGTTTCGGCTCGTTCGTGGGTGCTTGCCACTGGTTCTTCTCCTTCCGTACCGCCTATCAAAGGGATTGATGAAGTTCCGTATCTAACCAATGTAGACATCTTTACCTTGCAGGAACTTCCTGAATCACTAGTAGTGCTCGGTGGTGGTCCCATAGCCGTGGAAATGGCCCAGTCGTTCCAGCGTTTGGGCAGCAGAGTCACGGTCATCCAGCGCAGCAATCAGATTCTCAGCCGGGAAGATGATGATATGGCGAGTTATGTTATGGAAGGTATGGTTGAGGATGGGGTACGTTTCATTCTTGGCTCAACGGTCCATGAGATCAGGAACAGCGGTGAAGGTGTCGAAGTCCTGCTGGAATCCGGTGGAGAAGAAATGACCGTTACCGGTTCGCAATTACTTGTTGCTATGGGGCGTATGTCAAATACTTCCGGTATGGGTCTTGAGGGTCTCGGTGTTAAACTTGAGCATGGCTCTGTTGTGGTGGATGCCCGTATGCGCACCTCTGTTCCAAATATTTATGCTGCCGGGGATGTTACTGGTAAGCATCTTTTTACCCACGCAGCAGGGTATGAAGGCGGAGTAGTAGTTTCAAATGCCGTCTTTAAAATTCCGCGCAAGGCGGATTACACTTGGTTGCCTTGGTGTACTTATACCGACCCGGAACTCGCGAGTGTTGGTATGAATGAAAAGGCGGCGCAGAAGGCGGGGATTAAGTACAAGATAGTAATTGAAGAATTTTCATCCAGTGACCGTGCCCTTGCAGAAGGTGAGGGACGAGGCCGGATCAAGTTGCTGCTTAATGAAAAAGAGAAGCCCATTGGATGTCAGATTGCTGCGGTCCATGCCGGAGAGTTGCTCTCTGAGTGGGTGGCTGCTGTGAACGGCAAGGTGGGTCTTGCAACGCTTGCAGGGGCTATCCATCCTTATCCGACTCTTGCGGAGATGAATAAAAAAGTTGCCGGAAAGTTGCTTGGTGAGAAAATATTTTCTGATCGGGTGCGCAGTATTTTGAAGTTTTTGTTTTCGTATCGGGGGTAG
- a CDS encoding glucokinase translates to MGLVLAVDIGGTNSRFAAFESGPGHKLVMKETVWLSSVEARSFDHLMEMLAASDFPYSPSDFDVTVIAVAGPVIGGVYCNVTNVDWDVDFRGGYKKYGFNAAVLINDFAAQAYACRTPAVEGCRIIHDVEISPIGTVGVIGAGTGLGHCALVPVPVSELGYVPVPSEGGHISFPCQTADELDFCEFVMDKRKISYCCGDEVLTGRGLNMLHLYLTGEDLEPKMVAEKMKQGGKTLEWYSRFTARCCRNYAITVCATGGLYIAGGIVAKNPFVIEQSVFMEEFLDSSSMGDLLKQIPVFLNDNQESGLYGAALRGVLHI, encoded by the coding sequence ATGGGACTTGTTCTTGCCGTTGATATTGGAGGCACAAACAGTAGGTTTGCCGCATTTGAGTCCGGTCCTGGCCATAAGCTGGTCATGAAGGAAACAGTCTGGCTTTCCAGTGTTGAAGCACGCAGCTTTGATCATCTCATGGAAATGCTGGCAGCGAGTGATTTTCCGTATTCGCCGTCAGATTTTGATGTCACGGTTATCGCCGTGGCCGGTCCGGTTATTGGCGGCGTTTATTGCAATGTTACCAATGTAGATTGGGATGTTGATTTTCGGGGCGGTTATAAAAAATACGGTTTCAATGCTGCCGTGCTGATCAATGATTTTGCCGCACAAGCCTACGCTTGCCGTACTCCGGCTGTGGAAGGATGCCGGATTATCCACGATGTCGAGATTTCACCGATTGGCACGGTGGGAGTGATTGGTGCCGGTACCGGACTGGGCCATTGTGCTTTGGTCCCTGTTCCAGTCTCCGAATTGGGGTATGTGCCTGTCCCGTCCGAGGGCGGGCATATCAGTTTTCCTTGCCAGACTGCAGACGAGTTGGATTTTTGTGAATTCGTTATGGATAAACGCAAAATTTCTTATTGCTGTGGTGACGAAGTGCTTACCGGACGCGGTTTGAACATGCTGCACCTTTACCTTACAGGGGAAGATCTTGAACCGAAGATGGTTGCCGAGAAGATGAAGCAGGGCGGCAAGACCCTTGAATGGTATTCCCGTTTTACCGCCCGCTGCTGCCGCAATTATGCCATTACTGTTTGCGCCACCGGAGGATTGTACATTGCCGGAGGTATTGTGGCTAAGAATCCATTTGTCATTGAGCAGTCTGTTTTTATGGAAGAGTTTTTAGATTCCAGTTCCATGGGTGATCTTTTGAAGCAGATCCCTGTTTTCTTAAATGACAATCAGGAGAGCGGGCTTTACGGAGCTGCTTTACGCGGTGTGCTGCATATTTAA
- a CDS encoding motility protein A translates to MNKKNLIGVIVAASIFAGSFWLSGGIALYWNAAALAIVLSGLAVAVLLSYPVEQLREAFRVVQDTYSSRLATHEEIVETLLDLSVRSKMDGMLSLEKAGEKTTISFLRHALMLLVDNFEEDEIKDCLKTEMSFFNMRRGESERVFQSMARFAPAFGVAGSVIGLIGLLMGIDNPAMILKHIPVAFISTLYGVIFSNMIFAPMAETVRCRTRNELINQKMILDGVIAIKNEQNPYKLERKLAAFLVVDDREEKAEALRNITRKYIKMRREEKKSKDKILHEVPLVKAKAS, encoded by the coding sequence ATGAATAAAAAGAATTTAATCGGTGTCATCGTTGCCGCATCAATCTTTGCCGGAAGCTTCTGGCTTAGCGGTGGAATTGCCCTTTACTGGAACGCTGCGGCCCTTGCCATTGTCCTTTCCGGTTTGGCTGTTGCGGTTCTGCTCAGCTATCCGGTGGAGCAGCTTCGTGAAGCTTTCCGGGTTGTGCAGGATACTTATTCCAGCCGTCTTGCTACCCATGAAGAGATTGTTGAGACTCTGCTTGACCTGAGTGTCCGGTCCAAGATGGACGGCATGCTTTCCCTTGAAAAAGCGGGCGAGAAAACTACAATTTCTTTTTTGCGCCATGCACTCATGCTGCTGGTGGATAATTTTGAGGAAGATGAAATCAAAGATTGCCTGAAGACTGAAATGTCATTTTTTAATATGCGCCGCGGGGAATCCGAGCGTGTATTCCAGTCTATGGCCCGTTTTGCCCCTGCTTTCGGTGTTGCTGGTTCAGTAATCGGTTTGATCGGCCTGCTTATGGGCATCGATAATCCGGCAATGATTCTTAAACATATTCCGGTTGCCTTTATTTCAACCCTCTATGGCGTAATCTTCAGTAACATGATCTTTGCACCTATGGCCGAAACAGTACGCTGCCGGACCCGCAACGAACTGATTAACCAGAAGATGATTCTTGATGGCGTAATTGCAATTAAAAATGAGCAGAATCCCTACAAACTGGAAAGAAAACTTGCAGCTTTCCTTGTTGTGGATGACCGCGAAGAGAAAGCTGAAGCCCTCAGGAATATTACCCGCAAGTATATCAAGATGCGCCGGGAGGAGAAGAAGTCCAAGGACAAGATTCTGCATGAAGTCCCTTTAGTGAAGGCTAAGGCTTCGTAG
- a CDS encoding OmpA/MotB family protein codes for MKFDEMKCELDLMEFKSGDADTSGMNGWAVPWSDLMMVMFVLFVVLFIYSQSKENIKVIFEGNAQSEVAMNPADGLIEMISFHRDAMSSSARVIMTPEDVLYRSDDGAVSMKEEDGELKIVMRGNAFFAPGQNIFEDKTRQYLAEVAEVLKTSKHAIHIIGHTDASDAAKVGAQNSFELSARRAAKVAEFLINTKSIDPVRIIVSGRGGVAPELPDDMGKVEGNNRRVEIVVINTDVSAQ; via the coding sequence ATGAAATTCGATGAAATGAAATGTGAACTTGACCTTATGGAATTTAAATCAGGAGATGCGGATACTTCCGGCATGAATGGCTGGGCTGTTCCGTGGTCAGACCTGATGATGGTTATGTTCGTTCTTTTTGTTGTGCTGTTTATCTACAGCCAATCGAAGGAAAATATAAAAGTCATTTTCGAAGGTAACGCCCAGTCAGAGGTGGCAATGAATCCTGCTGACGGATTGATCGAAATGATTTCATTTCACCGTGATGCCATGTCCAGTTCGGCCAGAGTTATCATGACTCCTGAAGATGTGCTTTACCGCAGCGATGACGGTGCGGTGAGTATGAAGGAAGAGGACGGCGAGCTTAAGATTGTCATGCGCGGTAATGCCTTTTTTGCTCCCGGACAGAATATTTTTGAAGATAAGACCCGCCAATATCTTGCTGAAGTTGCTGAGGTTCTCAAAACCAGTAAGCACGCCATTCATATTATCGGCCATACTGATGCTTCTGATGCCGCCAAAGTGGGCGCGCAGAACTCTTTTGAGCTTTCCGCAAGACGCGCCGCCAAGGTCGCAGAATTTCTGATCAATACAAAATCAATCGATCCGGTCCGTATTATAGTCAGCGGACGCGGCGGGGTTGCCCCGGAATTGCCCGATGATATGGGCAAGGTAGAAGGAAACAACCGCAGGGTCGAGATCGTAGTCATTAATACCGACGTCAGTGCCCAGTAA
- a CDS encoding MBL fold metallo-hydrolase, translating into MKVCIWGARGSLSATFNAERARAKVKAALEIAVEKGIDSTTDLDQFIDNELPFPVRGSYGTNTPCIQIEGQGDEYIICDCGTGLRDLGNKIMADRHGAPGAHFHILMSHLHWDHVQGFPFFVPAYIPGNKITFYGGHPNIEKVLRDQQSEPCFPVHFDNLAAEFEFVRLKTGQKFQIAGVDIEIKAQYHPGGSFGYRFEKNGKSAVYSTDCEHKSATALADKGFVEFFKEADLLIMDAQYSFAEANSIKEDWGHSNNIIAVELSGMAKVKTLCLFHQEPVRDDFQLQKFLDDTIEFSQLAEFRPDKIIMAQDGLCIDL; encoded by the coding sequence ATGAAGGTATGCATCTGGGGAGCGCGCGGTTCCCTGTCTGCCACATTCAATGCCGAAAGAGCCAGAGCCAAAGTCAAGGCTGCACTTGAGATCGCAGTTGAAAAGGGAATCGATTCAACTACGGATCTTGACCAGTTTATTGACAATGAGCTCCCTTTTCCTGTTCGAGGTTCTTATGGGACTAATACCCCCTGTATCCAGATTGAAGGGCAGGGCGATGAGTATATAATTTGCGATTGCGGAACCGGATTGCGTGATCTGGGCAACAAAATTATGGCGGATCGTCATGGTGCCCCGGGAGCGCATTTTCATATCCTCATGTCCCACTTGCATTGGGATCATGTTCAGGGTTTTCCATTCTTTGTACCTGCTTATATTCCCGGTAATAAAATAACATTTTACGGCGGGCATCCCAATATTGAAAAAGTCCTGCGAGATCAGCAAAGTGAACCTTGCTTTCCGGTACATTTTGATAATCTGGCTGCGGAATTTGAGTTCGTTCGTTTAAAGACCGGGCAGAAATTTCAAATCGCCGGGGTAGATATTGAGATCAAGGCCCAATACCATCCGGGCGGGTCCTTCGGGTATCGTTTTGAAAAAAACGGTAAGTCCGCGGTCTACTCAACTGATTGTGAGCACAAAAGTGCTACTGCCCTTGCGGATAAAGGGTTTGTTGAGTTCTTCAAGGAAGCTGATCTTTTGATCATGGATGCCCAGTATTCTTTTGCCGAGGCTAATTCCATCAAGGAGGACTGGGGACATTCCAACAATATCATTGCGGTTGAGCTTTCCGGTATGGCTAAGGTTAAAACCCTTTGCCTTTTTCATCAGGAACCGGTGCGGGACGATTTCCAGCTCCAGAAGTTTCTGGATGATACCATTGAATTTTCACAACTTGCCGAGTTCAGGCCGGATAAAATTATCATGGCTCAGGACGGGTTGTGTATCGACCTGTAA